The Pongo pygmaeus isolate AG05252 chromosome 20, NHGRI_mPonPyg2-v2.0_pri, whole genome shotgun sequence sequence gcacatgtaccctagaacttaaactataataataaaatatatatataaagaaatcaaaTACCTCACTTATCAATTGTTAAAGATGTTGAATAATTCTTTAAGTTAAAATGAGCATACAATATTCTTAGgagtaaaatttcaaaatgtgtcTTAAATTCATTAAGAAAATCTTCACTTTTAATGTGTAAAAGAGGAAGACTTGATATTAACGAGAAATTTGTTTCtacattgaatgtataaattaaatcAAGACTCAATTAAAGGGGAGTATAattaaggatttttaaataataaatgcatacaaacaaataaaaattataaattcctatattcaaatattgttttaaaagttttagaaaaaaagtaacaatggACAAGTGCATACAGAAAATGCAGAGTAGAAATGAGTTAAACACAAAGACGTGCTGTGAATAATTGCCTGACTCGTCCAGGGAGCAGGTGCAGGGCCCCTCCGTATTCTCAGCGGTGCCCTGAGCACAGAGGCCTCCAGGTGAGCACAGGAGGGGCCGTGTGAGCGGCACCCACAGCTGGGGTGCTTCTCTCTCAAGGAGCACATCTGGGGTGGACTCCAGCCTCATCACAGTCAGATCCCACCAAGGCCCGAGCAACCTCCTCTCTTGTCTTGAGATGGCCCAGGGACCCCGCAAGTGTGGGTGAGGGGCTCATACTCAGGGGCTCTTGGAAACGAGAAATGAGAGCTGCCAATAGACTGTCCATCTGTCCTCTCTCCAACTTGcctgcctctcttcctcctccatcaGTCCCAGCATCTTCCCGGTATCCAAGTCAGGCCTGGACCCCAAATCCTCCCTACCCAGCCTGTTCTCCTTCCTCTACTCATCACACATCCTGCAGGACAAGGTCAGGGGCTGGGGGTCCTGCAGAGCTGTGCCAGGTGTTGATTTTGgaagaaaatgggagaaattttctCTTGTACACAAGAGAGGGGAGACTCTCAACCAGCGGGGTTttgtaaacttttgttttttccaaaatattgtgGTTTGTCTTACTAAGCTGAGATTCCGGGAGGAATGAGTAAAACTGAGTGCACCTGCCCCCATCTCCATTGGTTTTTTAACTCTTAACAAGTCTCAGTTATTGGGAGAATTAGGAGAGGGCCAGAGAGGGCTGTAGATGGGAGCAGGTCTAGGATGAGCCACATCCCAGACGCCCCAGAAGGTCAGAAATGAAGGGGCTTTGGGGCGGTCACATCCAGGCAGCTCCCCCTTATTCAGATGGGGAGTCCAGGGTGCAAGGGGAACGGTCTTTTTCAGAAGTTCCACATCCCAAGGAGAGGCTGAGCCATCACAgacccagccccacctccccggGCTCCTCCCACCTGACTCCTAGACCAAGCACCTGCCTGTGATGTCCCCTGACCCTGGCTCCCCCATGAGAGGTGACAGCTCCTGGGAATCCTGCTCGGGGAGGGGGAAAGACCCCGTTGCTCCACTCATCAATGCTGAACCTCAGACACGTCCCTCCCCTCTGTCCACCATGGAGGGAACACCTGCCCTATCCCTGGAGCCCCAGGAAGCCACACAGACCACACCCTTACTGTCCACTCTCCCCTCTGCTGCCCTGGAGTCAGACCCTGAATATTGGAGGTAGCATTGAGACGAGTCTAGAAACTTCTCTTGAGCTGGGAGTGGCTGTTTTTGTCACCCTTGGGGTCAGGACTTAGGGGTTGGGACCCCCAAAGGCTCTGATTCTGAGGTGGAGACATCAGGAGGGGAGCAGGTGGGGTCTCCGTCTTCCACCCTAAGTCTAATTTCATCTCCTCTGAGGTTCACCCCCATCTCCACCCAGCCCTCCCTGCTCTTTACTCTACTGAGACTTCAAGGGTGGGAGCCAGGGGTGGGAGGTCCCCGCCTATTTCCACCCTCCCATGGGCTGGACCCTCCCCTGTGGACCCTCCCCCTTCACTCCCCTCATTCATTATTGTCCCAGAGCTCTGCTGGGGGCAGGGCCTGAGCTGATCCTTTGAGCTCAGAGAGGACAAGGTCAGGGCCCTCACCTGAGACCATGAGACGCAGGGGGTCACTGGGTTGAGACAGCAGGTAGGGTTTGGAGCTGAGTGAGCCATAGCACCTGTAGGTCCCCGCGTGGGCTGAGGTCACAGGACCCAAGGGGAATTCAGCCTGGTTCTGCTGAGCTTGGTGCTCTGATCTCAGACGCAGCGGGGGATGGGCTGCCCCCTCCTTGATCAGAAGGAAAGTGTCAAACTGCCCCCATGACTAACACAGCAGGGTCATGTTCTCTCCTGAGGCCACCGTGGGGCCCGGCTGCCCGGAGAGGAAGGGTCTGCCAGGGGTCTGTCCTGGAGAGAAGAAGGATGGGTGAGGGGCTGCCCCACCTTGTTATGAGCTGAGACCTCCCCAGGCCTCTCTCTGGGATTCTCAGTCTCTCTGCCTCTGCTTTGTCTGagtctcccctccccacccacccctgtctctgtctgtctctccctcccttggGACCCCCACCCCTCATCCCGGCCATCACCATCTGGGCTCCCCCGGCAGGGCCTGTgcagagcctgggtccctgaCTGAACCCGCTGGGCTCCTCACCTGAGATCAGGATGTCCAGGGGGTCACTGGGGGCTGACCACTCGGAGGAGACGTTGCGTGCACCGTAGCATCTGTACTGGCCCCCGTGGGAGCGGCTCACAGGGCCCAGGGTGAAGTTGGCCTGAGAGAGCCCAGCCTGGGGCTGCCGGCCAGGGCGCTGGAGGAAGTCACGTTCTCCCACCTTATACAGAACGAATCTGTCGTAGCCGACATCAGAGCCACTCTGGAGGGTCAGGCTCTCCCCAGGAGCCACAACAGGGCCCGGCTGCACTGAGAGTGATGGCTTCTTAGAAACACCTGGGAAAAGGTGGTCATGGTTTCCAGGAGCCGACCCTCAGGCTTTCCCACAAATCCTCCCTCTCCCCCGGGGCCTCATCACTGCTGATCTTCCTGTGTCTCTGGCCCCAGGAGCCCTGAGCCCTCTCGCCCCAACATCATCCCCCCTGGAGCTGCCCTGAGACGCGGCTCCTCCCAACCTGCCTGGAGACTCAGGGAACTCCAGGCAATGCTGTGAATTTCTCACCTGGAACCAGGAGCTCCAGGAGATCACTGGGTGAAGACCACACATAGGGAGTGCGCGAGTCATAACCATAGCACCTGTACAACCACCTGCGACTTGGGCTCACGGGGCCCATGGAGAAGATGGCGCGGGACGACCCACGGGCATGGGGCTGGGAGTTCAGGCATTGTGGGTGTTCATCTTCTCCTTCCTTACACAGAATGAAGCCGTCAAATGGCACCTGTGAGTCACACTGGAGGATCACATTCCCTCCTGAGGTCACCACAGGGCTGGGCAGAGCTGAGAGGGTGGGTTTGCTGTAGGCTCCTAGAAGAGAAGGAGGCACCGTGTTAAATGGGGCTCACACCTCCCACATCATCCCCAGGGCTGGGCTGTGAGAGGGAGACACCCCTGAGAGCCTCCTTCCTGAGAGCAGAGCCTGGGGCTGGGACTCCTGAGTGTCCTCTCACCTGTCATCACCAGCTCCAGGGGGTCACTGGGCTCTGACCACCGAGTTCGGCTGTAATACTGACAGCGATACCGCCCTGTGTGTTCCCAGGAGATGGATGGGATGGGGAACTGGCCCTTCTTCACAAGCTCTAGTCGTATCCGTGTAATCCAGGATGCTGATTTTTTCTCCCTATATAGACGGTACTCCTGGGCTTCAAGGCTCCCCTGACACCTGAGGGTCACGGGACTCCCCTGGGTGATCACAGAGTCTGGCTCAGCCCAGAGGGTGGACTTGGGGAGGGGCCCTGAAAGGAAATCAGAGGTCAGATTCTAAGTCATTTCCCACCCAAGAGATCTCAGCTCTCAGTCCAGGACCCTCCAGACACCCCCATCATCAGCTCAGAAGTGCTATTCCCCATCCCCAGCTGCTGCACGGGGGTGACCCCTTGTCCCCAGTGAGGAGGAGGGACCTGGGACAGCTGGGGACAGACTTACCTGCCTGCACGTGGGTCCTGGGGCCCAGACTCAGCCCTGGAAGAGAGTTCCTTGTGAGAGATTTGCCCCTGAAGCCTGAGCAGGTCCTTCCCTCCCTGGGATCTTTGTGAGCCCCCGGGGTCTCCTTAGGGACTAGAGTTTGGCTGTGGGGTGAGGTCCCTCCTAGGTTAGAAGCTCCCCTCCCTCTTCAAATCTCACCGAGACAGATCAGGACCATGAGGATGGGGGTCATGGCGTCTTCTCCCACTGCCCTGCTCTGCGGATGGATGAGCCCTCGGTGCTGGcaggacagagacagacagagagaaatagcctcccctccttcccacccTGTATGGACACTCGGAGACTGGGTCCTTCTTGTCATGGGGTGTGGTCATCTGCAGCCACACAGGAAGCGGAACTGCCCTCCCAGGAGCCTGGCTCTCATTCTTTTAGGGCTGAGTTTGGGGCAGGCACTGGGCCCTCTGCAGACATTTCAGACTGTAATGGGGTCTTTCCTGACCCCCAGCCACTGTGTGTCTGGTTTCTCCTCGTCTCACTGAGAGCCAGGATGTAGCAGCAAATAGAACTGGTGCTTTCTGCATCTGCCCTTCCAGATGAGGGTAGTGGagtcttccccttccttctcacAGCCTCCCCCAAGGTCTCTCGCCCTCCTTCAGCCCATCCATCAGCTCAGCGTTGTGGGGCCCTTACCATGGCAGTCGTCTCTCCAGCCCTGGACATGCTTCAGGGAAGACCCGGGTCCATGCTGCAGGCAGACTCGGATCAGCAGAGAAGCATCTCGCATCTGGCTGTGCCGTCCAGGCTGAGCTGTGTGTGGCAGTGAGCACAGAGGAGTAATGCAGGGAAATAGGGGAAGAGAAGTAGACTTCTTTCTTGACACTGGATTGTGGGTTTTCTTTCAGCCAAATAGTCCCCTCTCAACTTcccctttttaaatgtttttgctaCAGCGTCCACTCCCTCCCCCCGGGAACAAACCTCTGAGTcttttctgcctcccaggtgcccCTTGCATCCTTGGCCATCCCTCTGCACCTGAATTTCTGGTCAACATTTTGGGAACAATTACTTATGTTTGAGGTTTGATTTGAGGAGTTAGGGAGGAAGTTTATATTTGTTTGATGACTGGTTATCATCCACTGCCTATGTGACCTTGGTTTGTAGTGtcccatctctgagcctcagtttcttcctttgcAGATTATTGTCACAAATCCCACTCGTCACAGTGGTTGTGGGGTCAGTAGTGCCTGGGACATTGGGAGGGGCTCATTTGTGCTTGATTTCCAGAGCAGGGTAAGACCTGAGGCTTTGGGATGTGAGAGGATCTTGGTGTTGGACTCCACATTCTGTAGGTGATTGATGTGTCCACTCAACATGTCACATCTGACCCTAATGGAGAAATGTATGTGAGGCATTTCTGAAATACCCAGAGCATCAAGGTCATGAGCAGAAAAAGACATGTGGAAGTTCCCAAGTGTAGGTGGATCCACAAGAAAGAACAGAGGCCAGAGGTGAGATGTCACAGTGTCCCGGGACCATCAAGGGGTCATTAGGGTGGAGGTTTCCACCACTGAGTGGAGCTGGGAGAGGAACCTCGGGATCTGCAATAACAGTGAGGGGCTCAGGGCTCcagaccaaggtgggaggctgCATCCTCCGGCTACACCTGAGGCTGGAGTGGAACCCCAGCAGCCCAGAGGAATTCTATCAAAGGAGTACACCAAACTGTCCAGTGATAGAGCTGCTGGGATTCCaaagaaagaagcactaaacaccAGGGTGTGCATAGAGCATTTATTAGGGGGACTTCCACAGAGTGGGGCGCCCTCGTCTCCTTGCCGAGTGTCTGTTTGTGGATCTCAAGGATGTGCTTCCTCATAGCAGCATGTTTTTCAGATGGACAAGGAGACACTCGGTGTTCTACCCAAAGctttaacctaaaataaaaacaaaaacaaaaataaacccctAGAGAATATGATCTCTCAGTACAGTTGTTTCTTGGGATACACAGGCAATTCGTTTCAGTACCCCCTACATGTACCAACACCTGCTCGTCCTCCAGCCCTGACATTGTCTCTGCTGGGCCTGCATATAGGAAAAGTCTGCCGTTCATATACGCAAATCTTGCATCCCACAAATGCAATAGTTTTGATCCCCGTTTGGTTGAAAAAAGTGTGCACATAAGAgaccccaggaattcaaggctgcgtTGCTCCAAGGTTGCCTGGATTTCGAGTGTATTTGGGAGTGAGAAGCAAGGATTACAATCTGGAGTGCATGGCATGGCAAGCCACAGTGTGTCCGAAGAGGGAAGTGTGATGTGATACACACTGGTTTTCACCCTTGGTTCCTGGCTCACAACTCCATAGCCCTTGTTATAGTCTTTTGTTATAACATTGGCTGTGCTGGGCCTCAGGGGAGGCCTCTGACCTCCTCCTGCCCTTCCTTCACCTGCCCAAGGCAAGACTCGAATGTCCCTGCCTTTCTGATGGTGGCTCTTAAGACCCTCCCAGAACACGGTCTCAGCCTGTTCCTTGTGGGAGGAAATGCTGACATCATGAAGCttcataaaaacccaagaggactGGGTTTCATGGGTTTCTGGATGGCTGAGCATGCGGAGGCTCCTGGAGGGCGACGCCCAGGGAAGGTATGGAAGCCCCGCGCCCCTTCCCCCATGCCTCCTTCTATGAGTCTCTTCTTCTGTGTCCTCTGCAGTGTGCTTTGTATTCAACCAGGAAATGtcagtgtttccctgagttctgtgagctgctacagcaaattaatcaaacccaaagagtGGGGCATGGGATCCCCAACTTGAAGCCGGTcagtcagaagttctggaggtCTGGACTTGGGAATGGTGTGGGGGGCAATCTTAGGGAATGAACCTTCAATCTATGGGATCCGGGACTGTGTCTGGGTAGACAGCGTCAGAGCTGActtagaggacacccagctgctGTTCGCTACTGggtctgggggaaaaaaaccccacatatcTGGTCCTAGAAGTAttcttctgtgttgatgattCCTGTGATGTGAGAGTAGAGGAAAAGCACCGTAGAGAGAGCTCTCTGTACATAGAGAGGTAAAGGAAGTTCTTATCAGCAACAAGGGAGAGGCTGACAAACCTGCTTAGAAACAGAGTTCCCTGGTTCCACAGGTTCAAAGCCAGAGGTGCTGTCAGTCCATTGGAGGAGATGCCATTGCTGGGCAAGTGTTCTCTCGAGAGCATCTTATTGGAATTCCTGACATCCTAAAGAATATCTAGTGATAAACCTTGTCAAAGCAGAAGGGGGTGAAGGACATGGAAGAGTTTCTTGTAGGTTTTTTAAAAGTCCTTAGAAACAGTTCTTATCTGAGAGCTGGAAGCATGGCCTCCTCTCCTTCAGGCCTTCTTGGCCCTGTGTGGTCTGAGTTTGACCAAAGTCATCTCATCCTTGCACCTGTGACTTTCCTATTGGGAGTCTGCAGTGAAGGGATTGGGTTATGAAGTTTAACCTGAGAATTTCAGGAATTTGGTTCAGGGGAGGGATTGTTTCTACACTTTTAGCAAAACGGttaatttttcagtgttttctagAAACAACCTAAAGTGCTTTATCAGTACTTGGGGATGCTCAAGACCTCAGCTTGGGTTCCAGCCTGCAGGTGAAAACATGCATCTGTCCAGCCCACAGAGCAGTCATGcccctttgtctctctctcagAACAAGGAAAAAAGTGGAGGAAATTGTGGGACCCTAGAGACTGTGACTCCCCCACTTCTGTGTTTGTGGACAGACCCTGGGATGACTCAGTGACCCTGGCCACACTCAGCACTGAGCCACTTTCTTCCTGGGTGTGCATGACACAGATGCGCTTTATCACTGCTGGACCGGGCATATCTGATCCTTGAGTGTGAGGCTCACATGGACCCCACCATGCTGGGCATAACACAGAGGTGATTCTAAGCTTGGGAGCATGGGCACCGCAGGGCAGGAGCGGCTACAGCAATGCCCTCATCAGCTTTCCTTCCTGAGTCAGCCCTGGGAGAAACCCTGTATGGAAGATCAGGTGTGTGGGAGAAAATCTCACCCCAGAGGAATAAAAATCAAAGAGTCCGTTAGAGAAAAAACAGGCAATTGTAGAAATGAATTAGGAAGCTATTGTGATGTGAAAATAGTAAATTATATTAAcacatttagaaataatttcatcCAGAACGAGACACAGGTGAAATGATAAATATTGTATTGGTGTAGAATATTTATTAAGATTTtccattagtcatcagagaaaaactagaaatgaaaaaaatagaaaagataattaaTGCACacaagaaatggaatgagaagaGGAAACAGATATCTCTCTTTGGATCACACTTTCAGAATGAAGGAAATAAGGAGTATgttattcagtaaatacttgcAAAGAAAATGGTTgacatttttatagaaatgaaagaacatgAGTTTAACGTGCACAAATTCATAAATAACATTAATGTCTTAACTATGATAGAGCAAATGATACCTAGAATAGatacaaagtaattttaaaactactggagaaaatgaaaattattctcaAATGAAAGACAAGCACATTGGGACCGGATTTCCCAAGAGTAAAAAGTGACAagagctctccctctccctctccctctccccctccccctccccctccacctctccctctccctctccctcccctttcttcggtctccctctccttcttttttccgtCTCCCGCTGTtgtcgaagctggactgtactgccatgatctcggctcgctgcaacctccctgtctcgggctcctgtgactctcctgcctcggcctgctgagtgcctgggattgcaggcgcgcgccgccacgcctgaatggtttttgtatttttggtggagacggggtttcaccgtgttgaccgggctggtctcaagctcctggcctcgagtgatctgcctgcctcggcctcccgaggtgctgggattgcagacggagtctcgctaactcaatgctcaatggtgctcaggctggagtgcagtggcatgatctcggctcgctgcaacctccacctcccagccgcctgccttggcctcttaaagtgctaagattacagcctctgccccgccgccaccccgtctaggaagtgaggagcatctctgcctggccgcccatcgtctgggatgtgaggagcccctctgcccggccgccctatctgggaagtgaggagcgcctctgcccggccgccctatctgggaagtgaggagcgcctctgcccggccgcccatcgtctgggaggtgaggagcgcctctgcccggccaccccgtctgggaggtgaggagcgcctctgcccggccgccccgtatgggaggtgaggagtgcctctgcctggccgccaccccgtctgggaggaagtgaggagcgcctctgcccggttgccccatctgggaagtgaggagcgcctctgcctcgccgccaccccgtctgggaagtgaggatcgcctctgcccggccgccaccccatatgggaagtgaggagcgcctctgcctcgccgccaccccgtctgggaagcgaggagcgcctctgcccggccgccaccccgtctgggaggaagtgaggagtgcctctgcccggctgccccatctgggaagtgaggagcgcctctgcccagctgccaccccgtatgggaagtgaggagcgcctctgcccggccgccccgtctgggaggtgaggagtgcctctgcccggccaccccgtctgggaagtgaggagcgcctctgcccggccgccccgtctgggaggtgagaagtgcctctgcccggctaccaccctgtctgggaggaagtgaggagcacctatgcccggctgccccatctgggagatgaggagcgcctctgcccggccgccccgtctgggaggtgaggagcgcctctgcctggccgccaccccgtctgggaggaagtgaggagcgcctctgcccggctgccccatctgggaagtgaggagcgcctctccccggccgccaccccatatgggaagtgaggagcgcctctgcctgaccactccgtctgggaggtgaggagcgcctctgcccggccgccccgtctgggaggtgaggagtgcctctgcccggctgccaccccgtctgggaggaagtgaggagcacctctgcccggccgccccctctgggaagtgaggagcgcctctgcctggccgccaccccatctgggaggaagtgaggagcgtctctgcccggccgccccgtctgggaagtgaggagcacctctgcccggccgccccctcggggaagtgaggagcacctctgctcggccgccccatctgggaagtgaggagcgcctctgcccggccgccccgtctgggaggtgaggagcgcctctgcccggctgccacccggtctgggaggaagtgaggagcgcctctgcccggccgccccgtctgggagatgaggagcgactctgcccggccgcccatcgtctgggatgtgaggagcgcctctgcccggccgccctgtctgggaggtgtacccaacagctccgaagagacagcgaccatcgggagcgggccatgaggacgatggcggttttgttgaaaagaagaggggggaagtgtggggaaagcaaggagagatcagattgttgctgtgtctgtgtagaaagaggtgggcataggagactccattttgttctgactaggagaaattcttctgccttgggatgctgttgatctatggcctttcccccagccccgtgctctctgaaacatgtgctgtgtcaactcagggttaaatggattaagggcggtgcaagatgtgctttgttaaacagatgcttgaaggcagcatgctctttaagagtcatcaccactccctaatctcaagtacccaggggcacaaacactgcagaaggccgcagggtcctctgcctaggaaaaccagagacctttgttcatgtgtttatctcctgaccttctctccactattatcctatgaccctcccatatccccctctccgagaaacccccaagaatcatcaataaatacttcataaattaaaaaaaaaaaaaaaggaaaaaaaaaaaaagtgacaagaaAATGACTGGGGGTTGAGGTTGAAGTTGGCTGAGTGGAAAGAGCTGGAGTCTGCCTACTCACAAAGAGGACCCAAAATAGCAAGTAAATACTAACGGGTCAAGTGGATCTTCCAAGAGGATGCTGGGGTTCACCTGAGAAACATGAGGAcatggagagaagagaagagaaaaggtggGAGCCAGGAGAGGCTCCTAACCCGGGGAaggggtgagtgagtgagagatTCCCTAACACGGGGAaggggtgagtgagtgagagccTCCTAACACGGGGAaggggtgagtgagtgagaggcTCCCTAACACGGGGAaggggtgagtgagtgagagatTCCCTAACACGGGGAaggggtgagtgagtgagaggcTCCCTAACACGGGGAAGGGGTGAGTGAGAGGATCCCTAACATGGGGaaggagtgagtgagtgagaggcTCTCTAACACGGGGAaggggtgagtgagtgagaggaTCCCTAACATGGGGAaggggtgagtgagtgagagatTCCCTAACACAGGGAaggggtgagtgagtgagaggcTCCCTAACACGGGGAaggggtgagtgagtgagaggcTCCTTAACAGAGGGAaggggtgagtgagtgagagatTCCCTAACACGGGGAaggggtgagtgagtgagaggcTCCTAACACGGGGAaggggtgagtgagtgagaggcTCCTAACACCGGGAAGCGGTGAGTGAGTGAGAGGCTCCTTAACAGAGGGAaggggtgagtgagtgagagatTCCCTAACACGGGGAaggggtgagtgagtgagaggcTCCTAACACGAGGAaggggtgagtgagtgagagatTCCCTAacagggggaaggggtgagtgagtgagaggcCCCCTAACACGGGGAAGGGGTGAGTAAATGAGAGCATCCCTAACACGGGGAaggggtgagtgagtgagaggtCCCTGGCATCTACACCTCTGCCGTGGGCTCTTAGGATCCTGCCCACAGGAGAGCGCCTGTCCCCTCTGGGCCTCCAGAAGCCCACAGTTTGCTCCTGGAGACTATATCAAGGCCCCGCTGGAGCCCACGTGGAATCCCACAGGCTTCTGATCCCTGAGCAGCCTGGGTCCAGCTGCCACTGCCttagcagggagggagggggccaGGCACCTCTGTGGGCCCCAGAATAAATATGACAGCTGGGGCACAGGAGCAGCCAAGCTGAGCACCACACAGCTGTCCACCTCTGTTGCTTCCTGCTAAATGGGGCTTCCTTCCTGCTAAATGGGGCTTCCTTCCTGCTAATGGGGCTTGCCAGCTGCAGGGCCCCAGTGCACCCATCCTGCCCCCACCTGAACACCGTGCCCTGGCTCGGTGCCCTCTGAAAGCCCAATGCTCAGAGGCCCCTGACAAGCCCTTTGCagtcactgccacctctgcctctgcccctgCTGCCCCAGGCCTAGGGAGGGCGTGGGGAGGCCTGGCACTTTCGTGTGTCCCCAACAGCAAAACCGAGTGACGCTTCTTCAGGAGGGAAGTGTGAGCAGGCCCTGTGCCCCACAGCTGCCAGTCTCCAGTGCCCCAGCAGAGGGGCCCTGCCCTCCCTAGTGACAGGCCCACAGCACAgccgccctgcccccacctggacATTTCAGCTGCAGCCCCCAGCCCTTCTGAGAGCCCAGTCCCCACGGGCCTGTGATCTGCCCCAGGCTCTACCACCTGAGCCTTCTGCCTGCCCCACCTGGGGGTTCTGCCTGTGACCTGGGGACCAGCCCATCCCTCCCCATCACAGCCAGCACCTGAACCCCGGAGCAGCCGAAACCCAGTCCAGCCCCTTCAGGACTCACACGCGCTGTCCAGCCGGCCACCTGGGGGCCTGCGATCCGGGAACTGCCTGCCCTTTCCTACCCTTTTGGCACCTGACCACTCACCCCAGGGCCTGAGGTCGGGCCCACCCAGCCAGCAACAGCACCACAACTGACGTCCACTCTCCCATCCAGAGAGGCAGAACCCCTACATCCCACCTACATGAAGCAGCTACCACGTCAGACAACAGACAGCCGCTCAGGGTCTGCactgggctgagggaggaggctcTGCCTTGGAACCAAGCCTGCAGAGAGTGGCAAGGCCGGTGTTTCCCACGGCCCTCAGCCACACTGTGGCCTAGGGAGAGACAACGGTGTGTGTCTGAACTGAGACTCATGAGCCCTGGAGCACGGGTGTGATAGGGAGACAGACAATCTTCCTCCCTGTGGGACTGGAAGCAGGTGTAGCTCCTTCACTCCCCGCAGA is a genomic window containing:
- the LOC134738881 gene encoding LOW QUALITY PROTEIN: leukocyte immunoglobulin-like receptor subfamily A member 3 (The sequence of the model RefSeq protein was modified relative to this genomic sequence to represent the inferred CDS: substituted 1 base at 1 genomic stop codon); this encodes MSRAGETTAMHRGLIHPQSRAVGEDAMTPILMVLICLGLSLGPRTHVQAGPLPKSTLWAEPDSVITQGSPVTLRCQGSLEAQEYRLYREKKSASWITRIRLELVKKGQFPIPSISWEHTGRYRCQYYSRTRWSEPSDPLELVMTGAYSKPTLSALPSPVVTSGGNVILQCDSQVPFDGFILCKEGEDEHPQCLNSQPHARGSSRAIFSMGPVSPSRRWLYRCYGYDSRTPYVWSSPSDLLELLVPGVSKKPSLSVQPGPVVAPGESLTLQSGSDVGYDRFVLYKVGERDFLQRPGRQPQAGLSQANFTLGPVSRSHGGQYRCYGARNVSSEWSAPSDPLDILISGQTPGRPFLSGQPGPTVASGENMTLLCXSWGQFDTFLLIKEGAAHPPLRLRSEHQAQQNQAEFPLGPVTSAHAGTYRCYGSLSSKPYLLSQPSDPLRLMVSALHPQDHTVENLIRISVAGLVLVVLGILSQRSLQDAAGR